In one Neobacillus sp. WH10 genomic region, the following are encoded:
- a CDS encoding cold-shock protein, with protein MAFGRKNDEEIKLEETKIWVCNSENCKCWVRDNFKSSEVPHCPICKSEMSQTTKELQVIHNHSKNFM; from the coding sequence TTGGCGTTTGGAAGAAAAAATGATGAAGAAATCAAATTAGAAGAGACTAAAATTTGGGTCTGTAATTCAGAAAATTGTAAGTGCTGGGTTCGTGATAATTTTAAAAGCAGTGAAGTTCCTCATTGTCCCATTTGCAAAAGTGAAATGAGTCAAACAACAAAAGAACTTCAAGTTATTCATAATCATAGTAAAAATTTTATGTAG
- a CDS encoding nucleoside hydrolase translates to MAYNVLMIADPGIDDSFAIMFALLNPKINLVGIVSGYGNTPKEQSIKNTAYLLYLANRQDIPIIAGAAGPLSGEPILYYPEIHGKEGLGPLKPPDTLKNVNVYDINKIIEIVKQYRGDLVIVSVGRLTELALMFILYGNNTLKDVTAFFIMGGAFLVPGNITAEAEANFFVDPIAANTVMEKAHNIYLHPLNITNKAIITPEIINYLSENSPTPFKPLLKPAFDYYYMAYQKNVPGIKGAPLHDVVPLMALTNPDLVKYIPRRVRVEEFGNSKGKSIADFRPKPDKERPESIDYIGMEADIQKFIVNFMEIFMQGECHI, encoded by the coding sequence ATGGCTTATAATGTACTCATGATAGCGGACCCAGGTATCGATGATTCGTTTGCAATTATGTTTGCATTACTTAATCCGAAAATAAATTTAGTTGGTATTGTCAGTGGTTATGGAAATACACCAAAAGAGCAATCGATAAAAAATACAGCTTATTTGTTATATTTAGCAAATAGGCAGGATATTCCAATTATTGCAGGCGCTGCTGGTCCACTTTCAGGCGAACCAATCCTATATTATCCAGAAATTCATGGTAAGGAAGGTTTAGGTCCACTTAAGCCGCCGGATACATTAAAAAATGTTAATGTTTATGATATAAACAAAATTATAGAAATTGTTAAACAATATAGAGGGGATTTGGTGATAGTTTCTGTTGGGAGATTAACAGAGTTAGCATTGATGTTTATCCTATATGGGAATAATACCTTAAAGGATGTAACAGCTTTTTTTATCATGGGCGGGGCATTTTTGGTGCCCGGGAATATTACAGCCGAAGCGGAGGCGAACTTCTTTGTAGACCCTATTGCAGCAAATACCGTAATGGAAAAAGCACATAATATTTATTTACATCCATTAAATATTACGAATAAAGCCATCATTACACCTGAAATCATAAACTATCTTAGTGAAAACAGCCCAACCCCATTTAAACCGTTATTAAAACCAGCTTTCGATTATTATTATATGGCTTATCAAAAAAATGTGCCTGGAATTAAAGGTGCACCACTTCATGATGTTGTTCCGCTAATGGCTTTAACCAATCCTGATCTAGTTAAATATATACCACGCCGTGTTAGGGTAGAGGAATTTGGCAATTCAAAAGGAAAAAGTATTGCTGATTTTCGTCCAAAGCCCGATAAAGAGCGACCAGAAAGTATAGATTATATTGGCATGGAAGCGGATATACAAAAATTTATCGTTAATTTTATGGAAATCTTTATGCAAGGGGAATGTCACATATAA
- a CDS encoding Ku protein: protein MHTMWKGSISFGLVNIPIKLHTATEDKDIKLRTLHNKCNAPIKYEKICSVCEEEVKPEDIVKAYEYTKGKFVVLDHEDLEKLRKENEEKAVEIIDFVKIEEIDPIYFDRSYYMSPNEGGGKAYSLLRRALQDSQKVGIAKIIIRSKEQMAVIRVYENTLVMETIHYPDEVRKAGDVPNVPSEDKVTKKELDTAILLIDQLTSVFEPEKYTDEYRTALLELIESKRSGKEIVTAETKEIASNVTDLMAALQASIDRTKPKKAAPRKKGAPKIKKEA from the coding sequence ATGCATACGATGTGGAAAGGAAGTATTAGTTTCGGACTTGTTAATATCCCTATCAAGCTCCACACTGCTACAGAAGACAAAGATATTAAACTCCGGACCTTACATAACAAGTGTAATGCGCCAATTAAGTATGAAAAAATTTGTTCTGTTTGTGAAGAAGAAGTAAAACCAGAAGATATCGTGAAGGCGTACGAATATACAAAGGGAAAATTTGTTGTCCTTGATCATGAAGATTTAGAAAAGCTGCGAAAGGAAAATGAAGAAAAGGCAGTAGAGATCATTGATTTTGTAAAAATAGAAGAAATCGATCCGATTTACTTTGATCGAAGCTATTATATGTCTCCTAATGAAGGAGGCGGAAAAGCTTATTCGCTGTTACGCAGGGCGTTACAGGATTCACAGAAGGTTGGCATAGCCAAAATTATCATCCGTTCAAAGGAACAAATGGCTGTCATCCGTGTGTATGAAAATACATTGGTAATGGAAACCATTCACTATCCTGACGAGGTTCGTAAAGCTGGAGATGTCCCAAATGTCCCTTCCGAGGACAAGGTAACAAAAAAAGAATTAGATACGGCAATCTTGCTTATCGATCAATTAACCTCAGTTTTCGAGCCTGAAAAATATACGGATGAATACCGGACCGCACTCCTTGAACTCATCGAATCGAAACGTAGCGGAAAAGAAATAGTGACAGCCGAGACGAAGGAGATTGCATCTAATGTCACTGATTTAATGGCTGCTTTGCAGGCATCGATTGATCGTACTAAACCCAAAAAAGCAGCACCAAGAAAAAAGGGAGCACCAAAAATAAAAAAGGAAGCATAA